The nucleotide sequence GCAGGCACTTCACCCGGCCAGGCATGCCGCCGGCCGAGATGCCGTCGATCTCCGGCACGGTGCCGATCGCCTCCCGCCGGGCCAGGTAGTCGCGGTGCGCCGCCCGGTAGTGCTCGGCCAGCTCCGGGTCGGCGGCCAGCCGCTCCTGCATCTGCCGCATCAGCCCGGCCGACTCCAGCCGGCTGCACCCGGCGACCGCACGCGGGCAGGTCAGGTAGAACAGCGTCGGGAACGGGGTGCCGTCGGCGAGCCGCGGGGTGGTCTCCACCACGTCGGGCTGGCCGCACGGGCAGCGGTGCGCCACCGCCCGGGTGCCGCGCGGGGTCCGGCCGAGCTGGGCGGCGACGGCCGCCAGGTCCGCGCCGGTTGCCGGCTCCCGCACCGGTGCCGGCACGCCGGCCGCCGCCGGCTCCGCGCCGGCACGGTCCACCGCACCGGGTACGCCGGCCGAATCGGAACCGCTCACCGGCCGGCCTTGTCCGGCTCGTTGGCCGCCTGCACGCTGGACCAGAGGGTGTCGTACCACGGCTTCGCGGGCTGCTCGGCCGTCTTCGGGTCGACCCCGGCGTCCCGGTCGGCGCCCTTGCGGTCGGTGAGCACCACCAGCGGCACCTCGCCGGGCAGCACCATGTAGAACCGCTCCCTCGCCTGGATCTTGACGTACTCCGGGTCGTCCCAGAGCGCCGCCTCCTCGGTCAGGTCGCCGATGAGTTCCCGCTGCGCCTGCTGGGCCGCCTCGATCCGGGCGATGTCGGACTGCTGGTCGAGATAGACCCGGACCGGGTATGTGTACGCGAGCGCCAACGCCACCAGTACGCCGACGAGCACCGTCGCGCGGCCGGTGTAGCGCCGGGGGTGCTGGGCGTACGTCCGCTTCACCGCTCGGGCGGCCACGGGCCGGCGGGCGGCGGCGGGCCGGCTGCCCGAGCGGGCGTCGCCGCCCCGGCCGGTGCCGCCGGCCCGGGTGGCCCCGGTCGCCCGGGTGGTCCCGGCGGAGCGGGCCTGGCCCTGGCGCGGCTCGGCCCGGTTGCCCGGTTCCCGGCCCGTGCGGCGGTCGGTCCGGGACGTCCCGGACCGGCCAGCACGATCCGGCCGTCGAGCCGGGCCCTGCCCGCTCGGCGTACGGCGTTGCGTCATCGCCGTCGCACCCCTCCCCCGAAGGCTGACCCGGTCAGTTCGAAAGCCTCTCAGTCCGAAAGCCGCTCAGTTCGAACGGTAACGCGGGAACGCGCCGGTGCCGGCGTACCGCGCCGCGTCGGCCAGCTCCTCCTCGATCCGGAGCAGCTGGTTGTACTTCGCCACCCGGTCCGAGCGGGCCGGCGCACCGGTCTTGATCTGGCCGCAGCCGGTCGCCACGGCCAGGTCGGCGATGGTGGTGTCCTCGGTCTCGCCGGAACGGTGGCTCATCATGCACTTGAAGCCGGCCCGGTGCGCCATGTCGACCGCCTCGAACGTCTCGGTGAGCGAACCGATCTGGTTCACCTTGACGAGTACGGCGTTCGC is from Micromonospora sp. WMMD1102 and encodes:
- a CDS encoding DUF501 domain-containing protein, encoding MDRAGAEPAAAGVPAPVREPATGADLAAVAAQLGRTPRGTRAVAHRCPCGQPDVVETTPRLADGTPFPTLFYLTCPRAVAGCSRLESAGLMRQMQERLAADPELAEHYRAAHRDYLARREAIGTVPEIDGISAGGMPGRVKCLHVHLGHALAAGPGVNPFGDEVLELLEQWWAGGPCVEPAPSARSAEPAG
- a CDS encoding septum formation initiator family protein, which gives rise to MTQRRTPSGQGPARRPDRAGRSGTSRTDRRTGREPGNRAEPRQGQARSAGTTRATGATRAGGTGRGGDARSGSRPAAARRPVAARAVKRTYAQHPRRYTGRATVLVGVLVALALAYTYPVRVYLDQQSDIARIEAAQQAQRELIGDLTEEAALWDDPEYVKIQARERFYMVLPGEVPLVVLTDRKGADRDAGVDPKTAEQPAKPWYDTLWSSVQAANEPDKAGR